A genomic stretch from Pseudomonas sp. MUP55 includes:
- a CDS encoding chemotaxis protein CheW, with product MTESQTAFELLLDIDRRCRLLAADLPSQETRLQRWSGIGFRLGQHWYVAPMGEVAEVLHEPRCTLMPGVKPWVKGVANLRGRLLPVLDLGGFLGQELSKARKQRRVLVVEFNDLFVGLLVDEVVGMQHFALDAWVASTASGAPFIQGQFDGDPQWQVFSPFALAQAPGFMDVAA from the coding sequence ATGACCGAGTCGCAAACCGCCTTTGAGCTGCTGCTGGACATCGACCGCCGCTGCCGCCTGCTGGCTGCCGACCTGCCGTCCCAGGAAACCCGCCTGCAACGCTGGAGCGGGATTGGCTTTCGCCTGGGGCAGCACTGGTATGTGGCGCCCATGGGCGAAGTCGCCGAAGTGTTGCATGAGCCGCGCTGCACCCTGATGCCGGGAGTCAAACCCTGGGTCAAAGGCGTGGCCAACCTGCGCGGGCGCTTGCTGCCGGTGTTGGACCTGGGCGGGTTTCTCGGCCAGGAATTGTCCAAGGCGCGCAAGCAACGGCGAGTGCTGGTGGTGGAATTCAACGACCTGTTTGTCGGGTTGCTGGTGGACGAGGTGGTGGGCATGCAGCATTTTGCACTGGACGCTTGGGTGGCGAGCACCGCCAGCGGCGCGCCGTTTATTCAGGGCCAGTTCGATGGCGACCCGCAGTGGCAGGTCTTCAGTCCCTTCGCCCTGGCCCAGGCCCCAGGCTTCATGGATGTTGCCGCATGA
- a CDS encoding Hpt domain-containing protein encodes MVDRHDYVALEWVKGDIAETLQQARSALDVYVDSHDADAINECLAAIHQVHGALQMVEFYGAALLAEEIEALGLALQAGHVSQRDESIRLLQQALGQLPLYLDRVHSARRDLPLVVLPLLNDLRSARGESLLSETSLFSPQLLTIAPLPAEALAQRTAPDLHEHLRQWHSLLQQALAGLLREDHGPSNLEDMARVFARLEALCQGAPLLPLWQVTSALVEGMLTGVVANSPALRSLLKASGKQLKRLLAQGIDGINQPAPDELLKSLLFYVAKVTRPTPRMQSLKERYGLDEALPDSAVVDAERARLAGPDRNAMGSVLGALCEELVRVKERLDLFVRSDRQHTQDLDPLLAPLRQIADTLAVLGFGQPRKVIIDQLAVVLSLVQGQREPSDAVLMDVAGALLYVEATLAGMVGTVEPESREESRLPTTDLTQIHQLVIRESCQCLRQAKELVIDCIEADWDRQRLESLPELLSQVRGALAMIPLPRAASLMRGCTDYVDEQLMVNDTAPSQVQLEHFAEVISSLEYYLERMLQDPDAAGEKVLELATQGLSALGYLPVEKPWRQALAAPDGALSGDAAPSQSQFDALASPTSRLNPPALQRPGSLLPPPPDEEPVDDELREVFLEETDEVLEVLHRYLPDSTEKTAQSEMRRAFHTLKGSGRMVRALVVAELAWAVENLLNRVLERSVAMGPEVQQVLDEAVAVLPEVIADFATNDQRQRDEVDALAARAHALASGARAAVGEPHDPMLLEIFRNEAQSHLDSLNQFLHQAAEHMPLQVSDELQRALHTLKGSAYMAGVLPIAELARPLDHLTREYKAHRLALDLDEVELLLEAEGLFQQGLRDLDSDPLAPIQGAAGLIKRTQSLLDQQLQALLNAPDTGLRIKRDPQLISNFLAQGMDILLDAESLLRRWQQHPGERQELTALLDELTTLGEGAHLADLHPIDELCEALLDLYGAVEESSLAVSERFFHEAEQAHEALINMLDQLAAGQEISPAPARVQALRELLDDALDPSATGLIKSDGSRALSIAELGAATEQLSQQTDIDDEIVDIFLEEAVDILDSAGQSLKRWLLEPDGMAPLSSLQRDLHTLKGGARMAEIDAVGDLAQELECVYEGLVDRRYSYSTPLSQALMASHERLALHLDELHQHQPLSDSSELIATLRELRQNSPSAAPVATPKASSADPELLDIFLEEAADILDSSGSALLRWQAEPGNRQEVENLLRDLHTLKGGARMVEIGPIGDLAHELEFLYEGLSAGQLAPSPELFALLQGCHDRLAQMIDAVADGLPVGSVDKLIERIKSLVHPSDEPVVPVALPVGKAEAAVDPAADMVKISAELLDDLVNLAGETSIFRGRIEQQVNDASTALTEVETTIERMRDQLRRLDTETQSRLFSRQQAEAERLGYEEFDPLEMDRHSQLQQLSRALSESASDLLDLKETLERRNQDAHDLLQQQARINTQLQEGLMRTRMVPFERMLPRLKRIVRQVAGELGKDVEFVVGNAEGEMDRNVLERMAAPLEHMLRNAVDHGLESREVRLQAGKPEKGRITLDLTHEGGDIVFDMRDDGAGVPLEAVRRKAIKRGLLAPNQEISDRDVLQFILQPGFSTAEKITQISGRGVGMDVVHEEVRQLGGSMVIDSIPGEGVHFRIRLPFTVSVNRALMVQCADDQYAIPLNTIEGLVRVLPHELAGHYQQDPPRYEYAGQQYELFYLGDLLHTVSRPKLLGQYQPVPVLLVQCNERHLAVHVDAMAGTREIVVKGLGPQFAGVQGLSGATILGDGRVVLIIDLLAHIRARQPMLPAQSVDAPLILNDPLKKRPLLVLVVDDSVTVRKVTSRLLERNGMNVLTAKDGVDALAVLEEHTPDLMLLDIEMPRMDGFEVAIQVRNDPRLMRLPIIMITSRTGQKHRDRAMAIGVNDYLGKPYQESVLLESIAYWSKSHA; translated from the coding sequence ATGGTTGATCGGCACGACTACGTGGCCCTCGAATGGGTCAAGGGCGACATTGCCGAAACCCTGCAACAGGCCCGTTCGGCGCTGGACGTGTACGTCGACAGCCATGACGCCGACGCCATCAACGAGTGCCTGGCGGCTATCCACCAAGTGCACGGCGCGCTGCAGATGGTGGAGTTCTACGGCGCGGCCCTGCTGGCTGAAGAGATCGAAGCCCTGGGGCTGGCATTGCAGGCCGGGCACGTCAGCCAGCGCGACGAAAGCATCCGCCTGCTGCAACAGGCCCTCGGCCAATTGCCGCTGTACCTGGACCGCGTGCACAGTGCCCGCCGCGACCTGCCGCTGGTGGTGTTGCCGCTGCTCAACGACCTGCGCAGCGCCCGGGGTGAAAGCCTGCTGTCGGAAACCAGCCTGTTCAGCCCGCAACTGTTGACGATCGCGCCGCTGCCGGCTGAGGCGCTGGCCCAACGCACCGCGCCGGACCTGCACGAACACCTGCGCCAGTGGCACTCACTGCTGCAACAGGCCCTGGCTGGTTTGCTGCGCGAGGACCACGGCCCCAGCAATCTGGAAGACATGGCGCGGGTCTTCGCACGCCTGGAAGCGCTGTGCCAGGGCGCGCCGCTGTTGCCGTTGTGGCAGGTCACTTCGGCGCTGGTCGAAGGCATGCTCACCGGAGTGGTCGCCAACAGCCCGGCCCTGCGCAGCCTGCTCAAGGCCAGCGGCAAGCAGCTCAAGCGCCTGCTGGCCCAGGGCATCGACGGGATCAACCAGCCGGCGCCGGATGAGCTGCTCAAGAGCCTGCTGTTCTACGTCGCCAAAGTCACCCGCCCGACGCCGCGCATGCAAAGCCTGAAGGAACGTTACGGCCTGGATGAGGCGCTGCCCGACAGCGCCGTGGTCGATGCCGAACGTGCACGCCTGGCCGGGCCGGACCGCAACGCCATGGGTTCGGTGCTCGGCGCCTTGTGCGAAGAGTTGGTACGGGTCAAGGAGCGCCTCGATCTGTTCGTGCGCAGCGACCGTCAGCACACCCAGGACCTTGACCCGCTGCTGGCGCCGCTGCGCCAGATTGCCGACACCCTGGCGGTGCTCGGTTTCGGCCAGCCGCGCAAAGTGATCATCGACCAGCTCGCGGTGGTCCTGAGCCTGGTCCAGGGGCAGCGCGAACCGAGCGATGCCGTATTGATGGACGTGGCCGGGGCATTGCTCTACGTCGAAGCGACGTTGGCCGGCATGGTCGGCACGGTGGAACCGGAGAGCCGCGAAGAAAGCCGGCTGCCAACCACCGACCTGACCCAGATCCACCAGTTGGTGATCCGCGAATCCTGCCAGTGTCTGCGCCAGGCCAAAGAATTGGTGATCGATTGCATCGAGGCCGATTGGGACCGCCAGCGCCTGGAGTCCCTGCCTGAGCTGTTGAGCCAGGTGCGCGGCGCCCTGGCGATGATTCCACTGCCCCGCGCGGCGAGCCTGATGCGCGGTTGCACCGATTACGTCGATGAACAGCTGATGGTCAACGATACGGCGCCCAGCCAAGTGCAGCTGGAGCATTTCGCCGAGGTGATCAGCAGCCTGGAGTACTACCTGGAACGCATGCTCCAGGACCCCGATGCCGCAGGGGAAAAAGTGCTGGAGCTGGCCACCCAGGGCCTGAGCGCGCTGGGCTACCTGCCGGTAGAGAAGCCCTGGCGCCAAGCGTTGGCGGCACCCGACGGTGCGCTGTCCGGCGATGCCGCCCCCAGCCAATCCCAATTCGATGCGCTGGCCAGCCCCACCTCGCGCCTCAACCCTCCGGCCCTGCAACGCCCGGGTAGCCTGCTGCCGCCCCCGCCTGATGAAGAGCCGGTTGACGATGAGCTGCGCGAAGTTTTCCTTGAGGAAACCGATGAAGTGCTCGAGGTGCTGCACCGTTACCTGCCCGACAGCACGGAAAAAACCGCCCAGAGCGAAATGCGCCGCGCCTTTCACACCTTGAAAGGCAGCGGCCGCATGGTGCGCGCCCTGGTAGTGGCCGAGCTGGCCTGGGCCGTGGAAAACCTGCTGAACCGCGTGCTGGAGCGCAGCGTGGCCATGGGCCCCGAAGTGCAGCAGGTGCTGGATGAAGCGGTGGCGGTGCTGCCGGAAGTGATCGCCGACTTTGCCACCAACGACCAGCGTCAGCGCGATGAGGTCGACGCCCTCGCGGCCCGCGCCCATGCGTTGGCCAGCGGCGCCCGGGCAGCGGTTGGCGAACCGCACGACCCGATGTTGCTGGAGATCTTTCGCAACGAAGCCCAGAGTCACCTGGACAGCCTCAATCAGTTTCTGCATCAGGCCGCCGAACACATGCCGCTGCAGGTCAGCGATGAACTGCAGCGCGCTCTGCACACCCTCAAGGGCAGCGCCTACATGGCCGGCGTGTTGCCGATTGCCGAGCTGGCGCGGCCGCTCGACCACCTGACCCGCGAATACAAGGCTCACCGCCTGGCGCTGGACCTGGATGAAGTCGAGCTGTTGCTCGAAGCCGAAGGCCTGTTCCAACAAGGGCTGCGGGATCTGGACAGCGATCCCCTCGCGCCGATCCAGGGCGCGGCGGGCTTGATCAAACGCACCCAAAGCCTGTTGGACCAACAGCTCCAAGCCCTGCTCAACGCCCCCGACACCGGCCTGCGCATCAAGCGCGATCCGCAACTGATCAGCAACTTCCTGGCCCAGGGCATGGACATCCTGCTCGACGCCGAAAGCTTGCTGCGCCGCTGGCAGCAACACCCCGGCGAGCGTCAGGAACTGACCGCGCTGCTGGACGAGCTGACCACCCTGGGCGAGGGCGCGCACCTTGCCGACCTGCATCCCATCGATGAGTTATGCGAAGCGTTGCTCGACCTCTACGGCGCGGTGGAAGAGAGCAGCCTGGCGGTCAGCGAGCGGTTTTTCCACGAGGCCGAGCAGGCCCATGAAGCGCTGATCAATATGCTCGACCAACTGGCGGCCGGGCAGGAAATCAGCCCGGCACCGGCACGGGTACAGGCCCTGCGCGAGTTGCTGGATGACGCCCTTGATCCGTCCGCCACCGGCCTGATCAAAAGCGACGGCAGCCGCGCCCTGAGTATCGCCGAGCTGGGGGCTGCCACCGAGCAACTGAGCCAGCAAACGGACATTGACGATGAGATCGTCGACATCTTTCTTGAGGAGGCCGTGGACATCCTCGACAGCGCCGGGCAGTCCCTCAAGCGCTGGCTGCTGGAGCCCGATGGCATGGCGCCGTTGTCTTCGTTGCAGCGGGATTTGCACACTCTCAAGGGTGGCGCGCGCATGGCCGAAATCGACGCGGTGGGCGATCTGGCCCAGGAGCTCGAATGCGTCTACGAGGGGCTGGTAGACCGCCGCTATAGCTACTCCACCCCATTGTCCCAGGCACTGATGGCCAGCCATGAGCGCCTGGCCTTGCACCTGGACGAACTGCACCAGCATCAGCCCTTGAGCGACAGCAGCGAGCTGATCGCCACACTGCGCGAACTGCGCCAGAACAGCCCTTCGGCGGCCCCGGTTGCGACGCCCAAAGCCTCGAGCGCCGACCCCGAACTGCTGGATATTTTCCTTGAGGAAGCCGCCGATATTCTCGACAGCTCAGGCAGCGCGTTGCTGCGCTGGCAAGCCGAGCCCGGCAACCGCCAGGAAGTGGAAAACCTGCTGCGGGACCTGCACACCCTCAAGGGCGGCGCACGCATGGTCGAGATCGGCCCGATTGGCGACCTGGCCCACGAGCTGGAGTTTCTCTACGAAGGGCTGTCTGCGGGTCAGCTTGCGCCGTCGCCCGAACTGTTCGCGCTGCTGCAAGGCTGTCACGACCGACTGGCGCAGATGATCGATGCGGTGGCGGACGGCTTGCCGGTGGGCTCGGTGGACAAGCTGATCGAACGCATCAAAAGCCTGGTACACCCCAGCGACGAGCCGGTAGTACCGGTGGCGTTGCCGGTGGGCAAGGCCGAAGCCGCGGTCGATCCGGCCGCCGACATGGTGAAGATTTCCGCCGAACTGCTCGACGACCTGGTCAACCTGGCCGGCGAAACCTCGATCTTCCGTGGCCGTATCGAGCAGCAGGTCAACGATGCAAGCACGGCGCTCACGGAAGTGGAAACCACCATCGAGCGCATGCGCGACCAACTGCGCCGCCTCGACACTGAAACCCAGAGCCGTCTGTTCAGCCGCCAGCAGGCCGAGGCCGAGCGTCTGGGCTACGAGGAGTTCGACCCGCTGGAAATGGATCGTCATTCGCAGCTGCAGCAGTTGTCCCGCGCACTGTCCGAATCGGCCTCCGATCTACTCGACCTCAAGGAAACCCTCGAGCGCCGCAACCAGGACGCCCATGACCTGTTGCAGCAACAGGCGCGCATCAACACCCAGCTGCAGGAAGGCCTGATGCGCACGCGCATGGTGCCGTTCGAGCGCATGTTGCCGCGCCTCAAGCGCATCGTGCGCCAGGTCGCCGGCGAGCTGGGCAAGGACGTGGAATTCGTGGTCGGCAACGCCGAGGGCGAGATGGACCGCAACGTGCTGGAACGTATGGCGGCGCCGCTGGAACACATGCTGCGCAACGCCGTCGACCATGGCCTGGAGTCCCGCGAGGTGCGCCTGCAGGCGGGCAAGCCGGAGAAGGGACGCATCACCCTGGACCTGACCCACGAAGGCGGCGATATCGTCTTCGACATGCGCGACGACGGCGCCGGTGTGCCCCTGGAAGCCGTGCGCCGTAAGGCGATCAAACGCGGCCTGCTCGCCCCCAATCAGGAGATCAGCGACCGCGACGTGCTGCAGTTCATCCTGCAACCGGGTTTTTCCACCGCAGAGAAAATCACTCAGATATCCGGACGCGGGGTGGGTATGGACGTGGTGCACGAAGAAGTGCGCCAACTCGGCGGTTCGATGGTGATCGACTCCATCCCGGGCGAGGGTGTGCATTTCCGGATTCGCCTGCCGTTCACCGTGTCGGTCAATCGGGCCCTGATGGTGCAGTGCGCGGACGATCAATATGCGATTCCGCTTAACACCATCGAAGGCCTGGTGCGTGTGCTGCCCCATGAGTTGGCGGGGCATTACCAGCAAGATCCGCCACGCTACGAATATGCCGGGCAACAGTACGAGCTGTTTTACCTCGGCGACCTGCTGCACACCGTCAGCCGTCCCAAACTTCTCGGCCAATACCAGCCGGTGCCGGTGTTGCTGGTGCAGTGCAACGAGCGGCACCTGGCAGTGCATGTGGATGCCATGGCCGGGACGCGCGAGATTGTGGTCAAGGGCCTGGGGCCGCAGTTTGCCGGTGTGCAGGGCTTGTCCGGCGCGACCATCCTGGGCGATGGCCGCGTGGTGCTGATCATCGACCTGCTGGCACATATCCGCGCGCGACAACCGATGTTGCCGGCGCAGTCGGTGGATGCGCCACTGATCCTCAACGACCCGCTGAAAAAGCGCCCGCTGCTGGTGCTGGTGGTGGACGACTCGGTCACCGTGCGCAAAGTCACCAGCCGCCTGCTGGAGCGCAACGGCATGAACGTGCTGACCGCCAAGGACGGCGTCGACGCCCTGGCCGTGCTCGAAGAACACACCCCGGACCTGATGCTGCTCGACATTGAAATGCCGCGCATGGACGGCTTCGAAGTGGCGATCCAGGTGCGCAACGACCCGCGTCTGATGCGCCTGCCGATCATCATGATCACCTCGCGCACCGGCCAGAAACACCGCGACCGCGCCATGGCCATCGGCGTCAACGACTACCTGGGCAAGCCGTACCAGGAGTCGGTGCTGCTGGAAAGCATCGCTTATTGGAGCAAGTCCCATGCTTGA
- a CDS encoding polymorphic toxin type 44 domain-containing protein codes for MIVPTLCLGMHPVTLRVTLAQGSALRWLAGRGASQAALPTRSVGTIKKTGSEQQPKHLVGVGCVCCRLILHLDLLGFLAGAGWLSSALLNASKDPQMAVPLMPPGVSMLENMAISNCKRIHLKPGSAFAYSWFYSQVRAAGPWNYKKRGRQYEAFGNFNYGATGTVLGIPEDVLLRAAGVAQTVAKTTRPDFGSWWGGEPFGDGPRDQYWIRRGIEYAISQGH; via the coding sequence ATGATCGTCCCCACGCTCTGCCTGGGAATGCATCCCGTGACGCTCCGCGTCACCCTGGCGCAGGGCTCTGCGTTGCGCTGGCTGGCGGGACGCGGAGCGTCCCAGGCGGCATTGCCCACGCGGAGCGTGGGAACGATCAAGAAAACAGGTTCCGAGCAACAACCTAAGCATCTTGTAGGAGTGGGATGTGTTTGTTGTCGGCTAATTCTGCATTTGGATTTATTGGGTTTTCTGGCCGGAGCGGGGTGGCTAAGTTCTGCGCTCCTCAATGCCAGCAAGGATCCGCAAATGGCCGTACCACTAATGCCGCCTGGTGTTTCAATGCTTGAAAACATGGCGATATCCAACTGCAAGCGCATTCATCTCAAGCCCGGCTCGGCTTTCGCCTATTCCTGGTTTTACTCCCAGGTCCGTGCAGCCGGCCCTTGGAACTACAAGAAGCGGGGGCGTCAGTACGAAGCTTTTGGTAACTTCAATTACGGTGCTACGGGAACGGTGCTGGGCATTCCCGAAGATGTGTTGTTGCGAGCCGCCGGTGTCGCTCAAACCGTCGCCAAAACGACCCGTCCGGATTTTGGATCATGGTGGGGTGGTGAGCCTTTTGGTGATGGCCCACGGGACCAATATTGGATAAGAAGAGGTATTGAATATGCCATTTCGCAAGGCCACTGA
- a CDS encoding methyl-accepting chemotaxis protein: MTTVTTPKPQAASRSRSQIIVLFIALIVFIMLLFANFAYLNTQSTYDKQYIGHAGELRVLSQRIAKNATEAAAGKAAAFKLLGEARNDFAQRWGYLKKGDPQTGLPAAPTAVRAEMRAVQTDWEALLKNTDAILASEQTVLSLHQVAATLAETVPQLQIESEKVVDILLQRGAPASQVALAQRQSLLAERILGAVNTVLAGDETAVQAADAFGRDANRFGVVLNGMLNGNPGLRITQVEDPDARARLGEIAELFEFVSGSVDEILETSPQLFQVRASASRIFNLSQTLLDEASHLATGFENLAGGRSLDTLGGYVLGLLALASIILIGLVMVRETNRQLHETAEKNERNQNAIMRLLDEIEDLADGDLTVTASVTEDFTGTIADSINYSVDQLRDLVATINLTAGQVAGAVQDTQATAMHLAQASEHQAQQIAEASTAINQMAQSIDQVSANAAESSAVAERSVEIANKGNEVVHNTIHGMDNIREQIQDTAKRIKRLGESSQEIGDIVSLIDDIADQTNILALNAAIQASMAGDAGRGFAVVADEVQRLAERSSAATRQIETLVRAIQADTNEAVISMEQTTTEVVRGARLAQDAGVALEEIEGVSKTLAALIQSISNAAQQQTSSAGQISLTMNVIQQITTQTSSGSTATAESIGNLAKMASQLRRSVSGFTLPAAKQTDD; the protein is encoded by the coding sequence ATGACCACCGTGACCACGCCCAAGCCCCAGGCCGCCTCGCGCAGCCGTTCCCAGATCATCGTGCTGTTTATTGCACTGATCGTGTTCATCATGCTGCTGTTCGCCAACTTCGCCTACCTCAACACCCAGTCCACCTACGACAAACAGTACATCGGCCACGCCGGCGAGCTGCGGGTGCTGTCCCAGCGCATCGCCAAGAACGCCACCGAAGCCGCCGCCGGCAAGGCCGCCGCGTTCAAACTGTTGGGCGAGGCGCGCAATGACTTTGCGCAGCGCTGGGGCTACCTGAAAAAAGGCGACCCGCAAACCGGCCTGCCGGCGGCGCCCACTGCCGTGCGCGCTGAAATGCGTGCGGTGCAGACCGACTGGGAAGCCCTGCTGAAAAACACCGACGCCATTCTGGCCAGCGAACAGACCGTGCTGTCGTTGCACCAAGTGGCCGCCACCCTGGCCGAAACCGTGCCGCAGTTGCAGATAGAGTCGGAAAAAGTCGTCGACATTCTGCTTCAGCGCGGCGCCCCGGCGAGCCAGGTGGCACTGGCCCAGCGCCAGTCATTGCTGGCCGAGCGCATCCTCGGCGCGGTCAACACCGTGCTTGCCGGCGATGAAACCGCCGTGCAGGCCGCCGATGCCTTTGGTCGCGACGCCAATCGCTTTGGCGTGGTGCTCAATGGCATGCTCAATGGCAACCCGGGCCTGCGCATCACCCAGGTTGAAGACCCCGACGCCCGTGCGCGGTTGGGCGAAATCGCCGAACTGTTCGAATTCGTCTCGGGTTCCGTGGATGAAATTCTCGAAACCTCGCCCCAGCTGTTCCAGGTACGCGCTTCGGCGAGCCGTATTTTCAACCTGTCGCAAACCCTGCTCGATGAAGCCTCGCACCTGGCCACCGGTTTCGAAAACCTGGCCGGCGGGCGCAGCCTGGATACCCTCGGCGGCTATGTGCTGGGGTTGCTGGCGCTGGCCTCGATCATCCTGATCGGCCTGGTGATGGTGCGTGAGACCAACCGCCAACTGCACGAAACCGCTGAAAAGAATGAGCGCAATCAGAACGCGATCATGCGTCTGCTGGACGAAATCGAAGACCTGGCCGACGGCGACCTGACTGTTACGGCCTCGGTCACCGAAGACTTCACCGGCACCATCGCCGACTCGATCAACTATTCGGTGGACCAACTGCGCGACCTGGTGGCCACCATCAACCTCACCGCCGGCCAAGTCGCCGGCGCGGTGCAGGACACCCAGGCCACCGCCATGCACCTGGCCCAGGCCTCGGAGCATCAGGCCCAGCAGATCGCCGAAGCCTCCACCGCAATCAACCAGATGGCCCAGTCCATCGACCAGGTCTCGGCCAATGCCGCCGAGTCCTCGGCGGTGGCTGAACGCTCGGTGGAGATTGCCAACAAGGGCAACGAGGTGGTGCACAACACCATCCATGGCATGGACAACATTCGCGAACAGATCCAGGACACTGCCAAGCGCATCAAGCGCCTGGGTGAGTCGTCCCAGGAGATTGGCGACATCGTCAGCCTGATCGACGACATCGCCGACCAGACCAACATCCTCGCTTTGAACGCCGCGATTCAGGCGAGCATGGCCGGGGATGCCGGGCGTGGGTTCGCGGTGGTGGCCGATGAAGTGCAACGGCTGGCCGAACGCTCGTCGGCCGCCACGCGGCAGATCGAAACCCTGGTGCGCGCGATCCAGGCCGACACCAACGAAGCCGTGATTTCCATGGAGCAGACCACCACCGAAGTGGTGCGCGGCGCGCGACTGGCCCAGGACGCCGGGGTGGCGCTGGAAGAGATCGAGGGCGTATCCAAAACCCTCGCGGCGCTGATCCAGAGCATCTCCAACGCGGCGCAGCAGCAAACCTCGTCGGCGGGGCAGATTTCGCTGACCATGAATGTGATTCAGCAGATCACTACGCAGACCTCGTCCGGTTCCACGGCGACCGCCGAGAGCATTGGTAACCTGGCGAAAATGGCGAGCCAGTTGCGCAGGTCGGTGTCGGGTTTTACCTTGCCAGCCGCCAAGCAGACAGATGACTGA
- the pilG gene encoding twitching motility response regulator PilG → MEQHSNALRVMVIDDSKTIRRTAETLLKNMGCEVITAIDGFDALARIVDHHPHIIFVDIMMPRLDGYQTCALVKNNPAFKSIPVIMLSSKDGLFDKAKGRIVGVDQFLTKPFSKEELLSAIKAYVPAFAAVEQAH, encoded by the coding sequence ATGGAACAGCATTCCAACGCCTTGAGAGTGATGGTGATCGACGACTCGAAAACGATCCGCCGCACCGCCGAGACGCTGTTGAAGAACATGGGGTGCGAGGTCATCACGGCCATCGACGGTTTCGATGCCCTGGCCCGAATCGTGGACCATCACCCGCACATTATCTTTGTCGACATCATGATGCCGCGCCTGGATGGCTACCAGACCTGCGCCCTGGTGAAGAACAACCCGGCGTTCAAGTCGATCCCGGTGATCATGCTGTCCTCCAAGGATGGCCTGTTCGACAAGGCCAAGGGGCGTATCGTGGGTGTCGATCAGTTTTTGACCAAGCCTTTCAGCAAGGAAGAACTGCTGAGCGCGATCAAGGCCTATGTGCCTGCCTTCGCCGCAGTAGAACAAGCACACTGA
- a CDS encoding chemotaxis protein CheW: MLDHRASQLTGLLLPLADRHLILPNVAVAELIDFQRGEPASDAPPWYLRQVTWRDRQIPLISFEAVCGEASVTGERSRIVVLNALGGRPTLKFIALVIQGIPRSYKLDSELSYVDVPLCPLELAAVQVGEHVAKVPDLMGLEALLAESGLA, translated from the coding sequence ATGCTTGACCACCGCGCAAGCCAACTCACCGGGCTGCTGCTGCCGTTGGCTGACCGCCACTTGATACTGCCCAATGTCGCGGTGGCCGAGTTGATCGACTTCCAGCGCGGCGAACCGGCCAGCGATGCGCCGCCGTGGTACCTGCGGCAAGTCACCTGGAGGGACCGGCAGATACCCTTGATCAGCTTCGAAGCCGTGTGCGGCGAAGCCAGCGTAACCGGCGAACGCTCACGCATCGTGGTGCTCAACGCACTCGGCGGGCGGCCGACGTTGAAGTTCATTGCGCTGGTGATCCAGGGAATTCCGCGCTCGTACAAGCTGGACAGCGAATTGAGCTACGTGGACGTGCCGCTGTGCCCGCTGGAACTGGCGGCGGTGCAGGTAGGTGAGCATGTGGCGAAGGTGCCGGATTTGATGGGGCTTGAAGCCTTGCTGGCCGAGTCCGGCCTGGCCTGA
- the pilH gene encoding twitching motility response regulator PilH translates to MARVLIVDDSPTEMYKLTGMLEKHGHQVLKAENGADGVALARQEKPDAVLMDIVMPGLNGFQATRQLSKEPETNGIPIIIITTKDQETDKIWGARQGAKDYLTKPVDEETLIATLNKVLAG, encoded by the coding sequence ATGGCACGTGTTCTGATCGTCGACGATTCGCCGACCGAAATGTACAAACTGACCGGCATGCTGGAAAAGCACGGCCACCAGGTGTTGAAAGCCGAGAATGGCGCGGACGGCGTGGCCCTGGCCCGCCAGGAAAAACCCGACGCCGTGCTGATGGACATCGTGATGCCGGGCCTCAACGGCTTTCAGGCCACGCGCCAGTTGTCCAAGGAGCCGGAAACCAACGGCATCCCGATCATCATCATCACCACCAAGGACCAGGAAACCGACAAGATCTGGGGTGCACGCCAGGGTGCCAAGGACTACCTGACCAAGCCGGTCGATGAAGAAACCCTGATCGCCACGCTGAACAAGGTGTTGGCCGGCTGA